CTGGTGCCGTCGTCGACGCTGGCCGGCCGCTGGATCGCTCCGCTGGTCGCGAGCAGCGTATCGGCCAGAGTGGTCTTGCCGGCGGCGCCATGTCCGCAAAGGGCAATGTTGCGGATGTTTTCCACGTTGAACTTGGGCATAGGTGGATTCCTTTGCTAACCGATGCTGCGGGATCGCGCTGCGTTGCCAGTGGCTGCGTTGCCGACCGATGCGGCTGCGAGCGCGGCAGGGAGCGAAATTCGGTTTTCGTACAACGCTCGACCGATGATGCAACCGGCGACCGGAATCGCTGCCAAGGCGGCGACGTCGTCAACGGTCGTCACGCCGCCGGACGCCACCAGCGGCAAACGGATCGCTTCACGCATGCGGCACATGGCGGGCAAATTCGGGCCCGCAAGCATGCCGTCGGTGGCGATGTCGGTGTAGATGATCGCGGCCAGCGGTTCAGCGTCGAACTGCCGGGCAAGATCTTCGGCCGCCGCGCTGCTCGTTTCCAACCAACCGTCGGTGGCCACTTGCCCATCGCGGGCATCGATGCCGAGCACAAGCCGGCCGGGCCAACGGGCCGCGCATGCTCGCAACCAATCCGGATCGCGCAGGGCGCGGGTGCCGATCACGAGCCGGGCAAGGCCGAGCTGCAAAAGTTGCTCGATCGTGGCTTCCTCGCGAATTCCGCCCCCCAATTCGCATGGGATATCAACGGCCTCGACAATTGCGGCGATGCTTTCCAGATTCACCGGCCGGCCGGAGCGGGCGCCGTCGAGATCGACGAGATGCAAGCATTCGGCCCCTTGCTCGAGCATTCGCCGGGCGACGGCCGCGGGATCGTCGTCGAAGACCAATTCGCGGCGATAGTCGCCTTGAACGAGGCGGACACACTTGCCGCCGCGCAGGTCGATGGCCGGCCAAATCTGCATGGCAACCGCGACTCCCCCGCACGAGACACGATGAGAAGCGTGTGAAAAACTGAATATGTCACACTATCCCGACAGTTTCAAGCACCGCGCCGAAAACATGGCGGC
This genomic stretch from Pirellulales bacterium harbors:
- the hisA gene encoding 1-(5-phosphoribosyl)-5-[(5-phosphoribosylamino)methylideneamino]imidazole-4-carboxamide isomerase; this translates as MQIWPAIDLRGGKCVRLVQGDYRRELVFDDDPAAVARRMLEQGAECLHLVDLDGARSGRPVNLESIAAIVEAVDIPCELGGGIREEATIEQLLQLGLARLVIGTRALRDPDWLRACAARWPGRLVLGIDARDGQVATDGWLETSSAAAEDLARQFDAEPLAAIIYTDIATDGMLAGPNLPAMCRMREAIRLPLVASGGVTTVDDVAALAAIPVAGCIIGRALYENRISLPAALAAASVGNAATGNAARSRSIG